A part of Patagioenas fasciata isolate bPatFas1 chromosome 28, bPatFas1.hap1, whole genome shotgun sequence genomic DNA contains:
- the LOC136115896 gene encoding zinc finger protein 541-like: MKALEMLLSGGPPKSESDPLANYHYAGSDTWTPLEQQLFHRAFATHKKDFYRIHKKVQTKTVAQCVEYYYIWKKTTKLKSYRAKGTGKKAKRNKEKAEEKATFQPPKKKPRPSPEERAKTKQQMAQNEGAGESFPCTECGRAFATMRGKNAHMRWHRARELQAGTELTPKGLEIEDKPAEMVIAALVLEPQAGTELPIKCLKIEEKPAEMAIAGPELQVGVGGNWGLVWGGGHWGSV; the protein is encoded by the exons atg Aaggcgctggagatgctgctttcgggggggccccccaagtccgaatcggaccctctggccaattatcattacgcag gctcggacacgtggacgccattggagcagcagcttttccaccgtgcttttgccacccacaagaaggacttttatcgcatccacaagaag gtccagactaagactgtggcccagtgtgttgaatattactacatctggaagaaaacgaccaaactcaagtcctaccgagcaaaagggacgggcaaaaaagccaagagaaacaaggaaaaggccgaggagaag gccactttccagcccccgaagaagaagccccgtccctcgcccgaggaaagggccaaaacgaagcagcaaatggcccaaaatgagggCGCCGGGGAGTCCTTTCCATGCACGGAGTGCGGCAG ggcgtttgccacgatgcggggcaagaacgcacacatgaggtggcaccgggcgcgggagctgcaggcggggaccgagctgaccccaaagggcttggaaattgaggacaaaccagccgaaatggtgattgCTGCGCTggttctggagccgcaggccgggaccgagctgcccataaagtgcttgaagattgaggagaaaccagctgaaatggcgattgcgggaccggagctgcaggtcggtgtgggggggaattggggtctggtgtggggggggggacattgggggtcggtgtga